From Marinobacter alexandrii, one genomic window encodes:
- a CDS encoding transporter: MKHLLTLLFVLSVLGISAQESGPIVTDRPTQSAASNVVPKGSALIEYGFIHESVGDVTNITFANFLARVGLLDGLEFRITQNYLQVKDDASDFDVSGLSPITLGTKVHLIEERGAIPQVSIIGQVTFANGNEAFKPSQSIPEVRLSFSNSLTESLSLGYNIGMTFPEESTQTLYTLVLGYSFAPGWTVFAEPYGFFYDGESDQRFNTGLIYLCSDKVQFDISGGFGLSDISPDSFIGFGAAIGF; this comes from the coding sequence ATGAAACATCTCCTCACTTTACTATTTGTTTTGTCTGTCTTAGGTATATCAGCTCAAGAGTCTGGTCCAATAGTGACCGATCGACCGACACAATCTGCAGCATCAAACGTGGTTCCAAAAGGGTCTGCTCTTATTGAGTACGGCTTTATTCACGAAAGCGTGGGAGATGTAACAAACATTACTTTCGCTAATTTTTTGGCTAGGGTGGGATTGTTGGATGGTCTGGAGTTTAGAATAACACAGAATTATCTACAAGTAAAGGACGATGCTTCTGATTTTGACGTTAGTGGATTGTCACCAATAACTCTTGGAACGAAAGTTCATTTGATAGAAGAGCGAGGGGCAATTCCTCAAGTTAGTATTATAGGACAGGTAACATTTGCTAACGGGAATGAGGCCTTTAAGCCAAGTCAAAGTATTCCCGAAGTGCGTCTAAGTTTTTCTAATTCTTTAACTGAGTCTCTCTCATTAGGATACAATATTGGAATGACTTTCCCTGAAGAAAGTACTCAAACATTATATACACTCGTTTTAGGCTATTCTTTTGCTCCAGGTTGGACAGTCTTTGCTGAACCTTATGGCTTCTTTTACGATGGAGAATCAGATCAACGATTCAATACTGGATTGATTTACCTCTGCAGTGATAAAGTTCAGTTTGATATATCTGGAGGATTTGGACTTTCAGATATATCACCGGATTCTTTTATTGGTTTCGGAGCAGCAATTGGATTCTAA
- a CDS encoding DUF6728 family protein, whose amino-acid sequence MDNKNSNKEKVNYFDFSEVLTYFFRKKDPNRPKSFNLKAMHTINKISMLMFLGAVIVMIVRAISRA is encoded by the coding sequence ATGGATAATAAAAATTCAAATAAAGAGAAGGTTAATTACTTTGATTTCAGTGAGGTTTTGACCTACTTCTTTCGAAAGAAGGACCCTAATCGTCCAAAAAGCTTCAATCTGAAAGCAATGCATACCATCAATAAGATCTCAATGCTGATGTTTTTGGGAGCAGTGATCGTGATGATTGTGAGAGCTATTTCCAGAGCTTAG
- a CDS encoding transcriptional repressor, with amino-acid sequence MSKDNLKSILKNHNLRITDCRLDVVQYFLDEKSALSQGSLENKFTQYDRVTLYRTLNSFLDSGILHKIPNATGVATYGLCHETCSPEHHDHNHIHFKCNTCGQIECLDDKEVPKVTVPIGYQIGAVNMIVDGVCAKCA; translated from the coding sequence ATGTCAAAGGATAACCTAAAATCCATTTTAAAAAATCATAATCTTCGAATTACAGATTGCAGGCTGGATGTAGTGCAGTACTTTCTCGATGAGAAGAGTGCGCTTTCTCAAGGAAGCTTAGAAAATAAGTTCACTCAATACGACAGAGTGACTCTTTATCGCACATTGAATAGCTTTTTAGATTCAGGTATTCTTCATAAAATTCCTAATGCTACTGGAGTTGCCACCTATGGCCTCTGCCATGAAACATGTTCTCCGGAACATCATGATCATAATCATATCCATTTTAAATGCAATACCTGCGGTCAAATTGAATGTCTGGATGACAAGGAAGTTCCTAAGGTGACTGTTCCTATTGGATATCAGATAGGTGCCGTAAACATGATTGTAGATGGCGTTTGCGCTAAATGTGCGTAA